In one window of Camelina sativa cultivar DH55 chromosome 15, Cs, whole genome shotgun sequence DNA:
- the LOC104744893 gene encoding uncharacterized protein LOC104744893 isoform X2, producing MTPNLRSVVAQGWRSIHSRRNFSSSSSGSTNESKSGGRTVLSWLTTNGSGLAKRGLYLMGGYLFGVVVTKHPLRDLLGEDEIEEFLRKSARE from the exons ATGACGCCGAATCTGAGATCTGTCGTTGCACAG GGCTGGAGATCGATTCACTCTCGCCGCAATTTCTCTTCCTCATCGTCTGGTAGCACCAACG AGTCTAAGAGCGGAGGCAGGACGGTTTTATCATGGCTCACCACTAATGGTAGTGGTTTAGCAAAACGAGGTCTTTACCTGATGGGGGGATATTTGTTTG GTGTGGTGGTAACAAAACATCCCCTCAGGGATCTTTTAGGAGAAGATGAGATAGAAGAGTTTTTAAgaaag AGTGCCAGAGAGTAG
- the LOC104744893 gene encoding uncharacterized protein LOC104744893 isoform X1: protein MTPNLRSVVAQGWRSIHSRRNFSSSSSGSTNESKSGGRTVLSWLTTNGSGLAKRGLYLMGGYLFGVVVTKHPLRDLLGEDEIEEFLRKCRVPESRFEESDGGRP from the exons ATGACGCCGAATCTGAGATCTGTCGTTGCACAG GGCTGGAGATCGATTCACTCTCGCCGCAATTTCTCTTCCTCATCGTCTGGTAGCACCAACG AGTCTAAGAGCGGAGGCAGGACGGTTTTATCATGGCTCACCACTAATGGTAGTGGTTTAGCAAAACGAGGTCTTTACCTGATGGGGGGATATTTGTTTG GTGTGGTGGTAACAAAACATCCCCTCAGGGATCTTTTAGGAGAAGATGAGATAGAAGAGTTTTTAAgaaag TGCAGAGTGCCAGAGAGTAGATTTGAGGAATCCGATGGGGGCCGTCCGTAG